The following nucleotide sequence is from Priestia filamentosa.
CTTGTAAGTGGAGGATAAAACGGTTGGTAGTAAAACGTGGCGACGTTTATTTCGCTGATTTATCTCCCGTTGTTGGTTCTGAGCAAGGAGGGGTCCGACCAGTCCTTGTTATTCAAAACAACATTGGTAACCGTTTTAGTCCCACGGTTATTGTCGCAGCCATTACCGCTCAAATTCAAAAAGCAAAGCTACCTACGCATGTAGAAATTAATGCTAAGAAATACGGGTTTGAACGAGACTCCGTTATTCTGTTAGAGCAGGTTCGAACAATTGATAAGCAGCGTTTAACAGACAAGATTACGCATCTTGATGAAGAAATGATGAGTAAAGTCGATAAAGCGTTACAAATTAGCCTTGGGCTTATTGATTTTTAGACTTGTAAATAATGGAATTAATATTATCTTTGTGTATCATTTTTCAGGTTATAAGTAGAAAAATTAAGCGAAGCGATCGCACACAACTACCAGATTAACAGCAATGATGAGGGTATTCCGGCCTTTATATAGGGGAGTACCCTTATTCTTGACTGGAAAAACTAAATACACGTATGATTAAAAGTAGGGGATTTTTCACTCCTGCTTTTTTTCATTACTGTTATAATAGAAGAGACAGTTTAAAAATAATATTTTGTTATATATATGTGTACTGTAATAAGGAGGACAAGATGGAACGGAGTATTCAACAATATATAATTGAACATAGACAAGAAATCGCAAAAGGTTGGCTTGATACAATGAAGGATGTATCAGCAGAACCTCTTACAAATGTAGTATCTGAGAACGTTTATGTTAGCATGAATTCTGAATTTCTTGATATTATCTTTAGTCACCAAATAGAGTCACCTGAGCACTTTAGAACAAAGTTAGAAGAGTTCATTGAACGTGTTGTAAAACTCGGCTGGCCACTCACATATTTGACGCGAGCAATTCGTTTGCTTCGTAAAGTAATCCTAGAGTTGCTTATGGAAGATGAGTTTGCACGTGATGATAACTACGTGCCCATGGAAACTGTGCAAGAATTAGAGCTATGGGCAGAACCTATCTATCATGAGTTAGAAGACATCTACGCGACATCTTGGGAAAACACAATTAATCTCCAAAAAGTGGCTCTTCAAGAACTATCAGCGCCGCTTATTCCAATCTTTGATAACATCACAGTGATGCCTCTGGTAGGAACGATTGACACGGAACGGGCAAGCATTATCATGGAAAATCTTTTAGAGGGTGTTGTAAAACATCGGTCAGAAGTTGTGCTTATTGATATAACAGGAGTTCCTGTTGTTGATACAATGGTGGCACATCATATTATCCAAGCTTCGGAGGCAGTACGACTAGTTGGGGCGAAATGTCTTATTGTTGGTATTCGTCCTGAAATTGCCCAAACAATTGTTAATCTTGGCATTCGTTTAGATCAAGTTATTACGAAAAATTCTCTAAGAGTAGGCGTTGAACGCGCCCTTGAAATAACAAACAGACAAATTATAAGTATGGAGGAATAGCTATGCGAATTCCTATATTAAAGCTATATGACTACTTATTAGTTTCCATTCAGTGGGAGCTTGACGATCAAACCGCAATCCAATTTCAAGAAGATCTATTAAATAAAATTCACCAAACAGGTGCAAAAGGAGTCGTAATTGACTTAACATCAATCGATATGATTGATTCATTTATAGCAAAAGTTTTAGGTGATGTTGTTAACATGTCCGGACTGATGGGAGCAAAAGTCGTCTTAACTGGTATTCAGCCAGCAGTAGCCATTACTCTTATTGAACTTGGGATTGGATTAAGCGATGTATGGACAGCCTTAGATTTGGAAAAAGGACTTGAGAAGCTCCAGTATGAATTGGGGGAATAGCAATGGAATTCCAATCCTGCGTCAAAATTATTACGGAGTGGGATATTGTGGCTGCCCGTCAATTAGGTCGCAATGTCTCTAAAGAGTTAGGTTTCGGAACGGTCGATCAAGCTCGGATTACAACCGCAATCTCTGAACTAGCTCGGAATATATATTTATATACAGATAAAGGCCAAATATGCATCGAGAAGATATTTGAAAGAGGAAAATCGGGCCTTTTAATCATAGCAAAAGACCAAGGTCCGGGAATTGCGGACATACGAAAAGTAATGGAAGACGGTTATACAACCTCAGGAGGATTAGGAGCTGGTCTTCCTGGTGTAAAAAGACTCGTTGATCAATTTGATATTAATTCAGTTGTTAATGAAGGAACAGAAATTCGAGCAGTTAAGTGGCTCCGGTAAGGGGGAGAAGAATGGATTTTCAAAATGAAATGAAGGCACTATACCGGGACATACTCAGCAGCTATTTGCAAACGCCAAATGAAACGGTGTTGTATGAAGGGCAAAAGCTAAGCCGTAAGTCTCTTGAGAATAATATCTCCCCTGAAGATATTGTTAGTATCCATAAAGAAGTGATTGAAGAAATTCATCAAGATATTCCAAAAGAAGTTCTCCAATCATTGGATTTTCTACTTGAAATGATGATTAGCTATGGGCTTGCGCTAGGTGAACATCAAATGCTCAAGAGCAAGCAAATTGAGCTGAACTCTGAAATTGAAATCGCCTCAAATGTTCAACAAAATTTGCTTGGTACAGCAGTGCCTTCCTTAAAGTCGCTAGATATTGGGGCTATTAGTATTCCCGCTAAAAAGATGAGCGGGGATTATTATCATTTTGTACAAGACGAGAATGATCGTATTAGCATTGCTGTTGCTGATGTTATTGGAAAAGGTATTCCGGCTGCAATGTGTATGTCAATGATCAAATATGCTATGGATAGCTTACCTGAATCAAGGAAGACTCCTGACTATGTATTGGAGAATTTAAACAATGTAGTAGAACAAAATGTTGATCCAAGCATGTTTATTACCATGTTTTTCGGTATCTATGACTCTGCGGATGGAAGTTTCTGCTACTCCTCAGCAGGTCATGAGCCAGGATTCTATTACAATGCGAAAGAAGACAAGTTTTCAGATATAGACGGTAAGGGCCTTGTCTTAGGGGTTGATCGACATCGTAAATACAAACAGTATGAAAAGCATCTTGAGATAGGAGATCTTATTGTTCTGTTAACAGATGGGGTAACAGAATGCCGAACAGAAGAAGGATTTATTGAGCGAGAACAAATTATTGATCTTATTCGGAAGTATATGCATCTTCCAGCTCAAGAAGTTGTACACTCTATTTACAAGGAATTGGAAAAATTACAAGATTTCCAACTTCGTGATGATTTTACCCTTATTATTTTAAAAAGATTGGTTTAACTTATTAAAATAAGGGTAACTAAATTGATAGCAGTATAATTGAAGGAGGTAAATCCTGTGAACTTATCAATAGATGTACAAATGAAGGATGAAAAACATTACATCACTTTAGCCGGTGAAATCGACGCTTATACAGCGCCAGAGTTAAAAAATAAATTTATGGAATTAGCACAGTTGTCAGAACCATATATTGTTGTGGATTTGACAAATGTTTCTTATATGGATAGTACAGGTTTAGGTGTATTTATTGCGCTACTAAAAGCAATTAAGAGTAGCGAAGGTAAATTGAAATTTGTTGGTGTTTCAGAACGAATTAAACGTTTGTTTGACATCACAGGTCTAACGGAAATTTTAAATGTAAATTCTCACGTAGAGGGTGGCGTAAAATGAAACAACCATATGATATCGTAGAGATGAAAATCCCTGCTAAACCAGATTATGTGGCCATTGCTCGTTTAACGTTATCGGGAATTGCTAACAGAATGGGCTTTTCCTATGACGATATTGAAGATATGAAAATTGCAATTAGTGAAGCATGTACGAACGCTGTACAGCATGCCTATAAAGAAGAAATTGGAGAGATTACAGTTGCTTTTGGTCTTTACGAAGAATATTTAGAGATCGTTGTAGCTGATAAAGGTGAATCATTTGATTATGGTGACTTGCAAAAAGAAGCAGGACCATATGAAACATCTCGAGAAGTTGAAGAACTACCAGAAGGTGGTCTTGGCTTATATTTGATCGATACTCTTATGGACCAAACAAAAATTACTCATAATAAAGGTCTTACTTTAATGATGGCGAAGAACTTACAAAGAGAGCAGGTGGAGAGTGATGGCAGCACAATCTCAACCTACGAAGCTAAGTAAAGAAGAAGTTATCAAGCTTATTGATCAATATCAAAAAAATAACGATGAAGATGCTCAAGACAGACTTGTTATTCAATATAAAGGTCTTGTAGAATCCATTGCCAGAAGATATTCAAAAGGTGGCAACATTCATGAAGATATTTCTCAAGTTGGGATGCTTGGATTATTAGGAGCTATTCGTCGATTTGACCCAAGCTATGAGCGTAGTTTTGAATCATTTGCAGTCCCGACTATCGTTGGAGAAATTAAAAGATTTCTTCGTGATAAAACATGGAGTGTACATGTTCCGCGTCGGATTAAGGAACTTGGTCCACGTATTAAGGCAACAGTTGAAGAACTTACGACAAAACTTCAACGGTCACCTAAAGTACATGAGATTGCTGACCATCTTGAAGTATCTGAAGAGGAAGTACTTGAAACAATGGAGATGGGCCAAAGTTATCAAGCACTTTCTGTTGATCACTCAATTGAAGCAGATTCAGATGGAAGTACAGTAACAATCCTAGATTTAGTGGGGCAAAGAGAAAGCGGATATGAGACTGTTGACCAACGGTTAGTATTAGAGAGAGTACTCCACGTTTTAACAGAGCGCGAGCGAGAAATCATTCAGTGTACTTTTATGGAAAACTTAAGTCAAAAAGATACAGGAGAGAAGTTAGGTATTTCTCAAATGCATGTATCAAGACTTCAGCGAAGAGCGTTAGAAAAGCTGC
It contains:
- a CDS encoding STAS domain-containing protein, whose product is MRIPILKLYDYLLVSIQWELDDQTAIQFQEDLLNKIHQTGAKGVVIDLTSIDMIDSFIAKVLGDVVNMSGLMGAKVVLTGIQPAVAITLIELGIGLSDVWTALDLEKGLEKLQYELGE
- a CDS encoding STAS domain-containing protein → MERSIQQYIIEHRQEIAKGWLDTMKDVSAEPLTNVVSENVYVSMNSEFLDIIFSHQIESPEHFRTKLEEFIERVVKLGWPLTYLTRAIRLLRKVILELLMEDEFARDDNYVPMETVQELELWAEPIYHELEDIYATSWENTINLQKVALQELSAPLIPIFDNITVMPLVGTIDTERASIIMENLLEGVVKHRSEVVLIDITGVPVVDTMVAHHIIQASEAVRLVGAKCLIVGIRPEIAQTIVNLGIRLDQVITKNSLRVGVERALEITNRQIISMEE
- the sigB gene encoding RNA polymerase sigma factor SigB; translation: MAAQSQPTKLSKEEVIKLIDQYQKNNDEDAQDRLVIQYKGLVESIARRYSKGGNIHEDISQVGMLGLLGAIRRFDPSYERSFESFAVPTIVGEIKRFLRDKTWSVHVPRRIKELGPRIKATVEELTTKLQRSPKVHEIADHLEVSEEEVLETMEMGQSYQALSVDHSIEADSDGSTVTILDLVGQRESGYETVDQRLVLERVLHVLTEREREIIQCTFMENLSQKDTGEKLGISQMHVSRLQRRALEKLRNAVRTDAEKVENSL
- the rsbW gene encoding anti-sigma B factor RsbW; translation: MKQPYDIVEMKIPAKPDYVAIARLTLSGIANRMGFSYDDIEDMKIAISEACTNAVQHAYKEEIGEITVAFGLYEEYLEIVVADKGESFDYGDLQKEAGPYETSREVEELPEGGLGLYLIDTLMDQTKITHNKGLTLMMAKNLQREQVESDGSTISTYEAK
- a CDS encoding STAS domain-containing protein; this translates as MNLSIDVQMKDEKHYITLAGEIDAYTAPELKNKFMELAQLSEPYIVVDLTNVSYMDSTGLGVFIALLKAIKSSEGKLKFVGVSERIKRLFDITGLTEILNVNSHVEGGVK
- a CDS encoding PP2C family protein-serine/threonine phosphatase, which translates into the protein MDFQNEMKALYRDILSSYLQTPNETVLYEGQKLSRKSLENNISPEDIVSIHKEVIEEIHQDIPKEVLQSLDFLLEMMISYGLALGEHQMLKSKQIELNSEIEIASNVQQNLLGTAVPSLKSLDIGAISIPAKKMSGDYYHFVQDENDRISIAVADVIGKGIPAAMCMSMIKYAMDSLPESRKTPDYVLENLNNVVEQNVDPSMFITMFFGIYDSADGSFCYSSAGHEPGFYYNAKEDKFSDIDGKGLVLGVDRHRKYKQYEKHLEIGDLIVLLTDGVTECRTEEGFIEREQIIDLIRKYMHLPAQEVVHSIYKELEKLQDFQLRDDFTLIILKRLV
- a CDS encoding anti-sigma regulatory factor; this translates as MEFQSCVKIITEWDIVAARQLGRNVSKELGFGTVDQARITTAISELARNIYLYTDKGQICIEKIFERGKSGLLIIAKDQGPGIADIRKVMEDGYTTSGGLGAGLPGVKRLVDQFDINSVVNEGTEIRAVKWLR
- a CDS encoding type II toxin-antitoxin system PemK/MazF family toxin; amino-acid sequence: MVVKRGDVYFADLSPVVGSEQGGVRPVLVIQNNIGNRFSPTVIVAAITAQIQKAKLPTHVEINAKKYGFERDSVILLEQVRTIDKQRLTDKITHLDEEMMSKVDKALQISLGLIDF